The following are encoded in a window of Trichocoleus sp. genomic DNA:
- a CDS encoding alpha/beta fold hydrolase, translating to MQVRIVPSTGAYWQWRGQSIYYVKAGQRHPDRPPLLFVHGFGASTDHWRKNVAGLCNEFEVWAIDMLGFGRSAKPDWEYSADLWRDQLHDFITQIIGQPAVLAGNSLGGYASLCMAAHRPQSVAGLILVNPAGPFTETQSVSKPDPFREVFFNLARTVLLQPLPSLLLFQYVRQRSLIRRTLSQVYLDQSAVTDELVEDIYRPSCDEGAARVFASVFKAPPGAKNDVLLEQMSCPLLMLWGEGDPWMNSRDRGARFRQHYPSLTEYYLQAGHCPHDEVPDQVNALIRDWVLKQPSSIARSA from the coding sequence ATGCAAGTTCGGATCGTTCCTTCCACAGGAGCCTACTGGCAGTGGCGCGGGCAATCAATTTATTACGTGAAAGCAGGGCAACGACACCCCGATCGTCCGCCTTTGCTGTTTGTGCATGGTTTTGGTGCATCTACAGATCACTGGCGCAAAAATGTTGCTGGACTCTGTAATGAGTTTGAAGTTTGGGCGATCGATATGCTGGGCTTTGGTCGGTCTGCCAAGCCAGATTGGGAATATAGTGCCGATCTCTGGCGCGACCAGCTCCATGACTTTATTACTCAGATAATCGGTCAGCCTGCAGTATTAGCAGGTAATTCTCTGGGAGGCTATGCTTCGCTCTGTATGGCAGCCCATCGTCCTCAGTCTGTAGCGGGGTTAATTCTGGTCAATCCGGCAGGTCCTTTCACAGAAACCCAATCTGTTAGTAAACCTGATCCATTTCGGGAAGTTTTCTTTAATCTGGCTCGAACCGTTTTGCTTCAGCCTTTGCCCAGTTTGCTGTTGTTTCAATATGTGCGGCAACGATCGCTGATTCGCCGGACTTTATCGCAGGTCTATCTTGATCAAAGTGCTGTTACTGATGAGCTAGTTGAAGACATTTACCGTCCGTCTTGTGATGAGGGAGCCGCGAGAGTGTTTGCGTCAGTGTTTAAGGCTCCTCCAGGCGCAAAAAATGATGTGCTGCTAGAGCAAATGAGTTGCCCGCTACTGATGCTTTGGGGTGAAGGCGATCCCTGGATGAACTCGCGCGATCGAGGCGCTAGATTCAGGCAGCATTACCCCAGTCTGACAGAATACTATCTGCAAGCCGGACATTGCCCCCATGATGAAGTGCCCGATCAAGTGAATGCCTTAATTCGCGATTGGGTGCTGAAGCAACCGTCTTCGATCGCTCGTTCTGCTTAA
- a CDS encoding putative 2-dehydropantoate 2-reductase, with amino-acid sequence MATLPSAAQSAALPNPRTYAVIGTGALGGFYGARLQQAGREVHFLLRSDYEQVRQSGLVVESIDGDFKLPQVNAYRDVSEMPVCDVVIVALKTTQNHSLPRLLPPIVKPGGVVLVLQNGLGIEADVAEIVGADRVMGGLCFLCSNKVAPGWIRHIDYKQITLGDYAAGYQPCGITERMQQITHDFEQASIPIELSADLFLARWKKLMWNIPFNGLSVVLDATTDQMMADEQTRLLSTLLMQEVRAGATACTQASSASESPSTDRTIPADFIQTMLDYTAQMKPYRTSMKLDYDDRRPLEVEAIFGNPLRMAQQAGAELPRVQMLYQQLKFLDAQNQQRK; translated from the coding sequence ATGGCAACCCTTCCATCTGCCGCTCAATCTGCTGCTTTGCCCAATCCTCGAACTTATGCCGTGATCGGGACAGGGGCACTTGGCGGGTTTTATGGGGCAAGGCTACAGCAGGCGGGACGTGAGGTTCATTTTTTGCTGCGGAGTGACTATGAGCAGGTGCGGCAATCTGGCTTGGTGGTGGAGTCGATCGATGGAGATTTCAAGCTGCCCCAGGTCAATGCTTACCGTGATGTGAGCGAAATGCCTGTTTGTGATGTCGTGATTGTTGCCCTTAAAACAACGCAAAATCATTCTCTCCCTCGGTTGCTGCCGCCGATCGTCAAACCGGGTGGCGTAGTGCTGGTCCTGCAAAATGGATTGGGCATTGAAGCAGACGTTGCCGAAATCGTGGGAGCCGATCGCGTTATGGGCGGCTTGTGCTTTCTTTGCTCCAACAAAGTTGCGCCGGGATGGATTCGGCATATTGACTACAAGCAAATTACGCTAGGCGACTATGCAGCAGGCTACCAACCTTGTGGCATCACAGAGCGAATGCAGCAGATCACTCATGACTTTGAGCAGGCAAGCATCCCGATCGAGCTTTCCGCTGATTTGTTTCTAGCGCGATGGAAAAAGCTGATGTGGAATATTCCGTTTAATGGGCTGTCTGTCGTTCTTGATGCCACAACTGATCAAATGATGGCAGATGAACAAACTCGCCTATTGTCAACGCTTTTGATGCAGGAAGTTCGAGCGGGGGCAACTGCCTGTACTCAAGCCTCATCTGCGTCAGAATCTCCCTCAACCGATCGCACCATTCCCGCCGACTTCATTCAAACGATGCTGGACTACACCGCTCAAATGAAACCCTACCGAACCAGCATGAAGCTCGACTATGACGATCGTCGTCCTTTAGAAGTTGAAGCAATTTTTGGCAATCCGCTTCGTATGGCACAGCAAGCCGGAGCTGAACTCCCTCGGGTGCAGATGCTCTATCAGCAGCTCAAATTTCTCGATGCCCAAAACCAGCAGCGAAAATAG